Part of the Leptotrichia massiliensis genome, ACAGAATTGAAGATCGTGAAATGGATGCAGGACTTGGAAACGGAGGACTTGGAAGGCTTGCCGCATGTTTTCTTGACTCACTTGCAACATTAAAATTACCAGGGCTTGGATATGGTCTTAGATATAAATATGGAATGTTCGAACAAAAAATTGAAAATGGATTCCAAATAGAATATCCAGATGACTGGACTAAATACGGAGACCCTTGGTCAATCAAAAGAATGGACAGAATTTTTGATGTAAAATTTGGTGGACAAATTGAAGTTCACCGTGATGAATTTGGAAAAGAATACTTTAAACGTGTAAATACTGAAACAGTTCACGCTGTAGCTTATGATGTACCAGTAATCGGTTATGGAAATGATACTGTAAACACATTAAGATTATGGGAAGCAAGATCACCTGAAGGATTTGACCTAAAATTATTCAACGATCAAACTTATTTACAAGCGTCTGCAAAAGCAGTTCAAGCTGAAGATATTTCAAGAGTATTATATCCAAATGATACTGAAAAAGATGGAAAACAATTAAGATTAAAACAACAATTCTTCTTTACGTCTGCTTCATTGCAAGATATTATTAGAAGATATAAATCTGTATTTGGAAACGATTTTTCTAAATTTGCAGACAAAGTTGCGATTCAGTTAAATGACACTCACCCAGTAGTTGCAATTCCTGAATTAATGAGAATTTTCTTGGATAAGGAAAAATTAGGATGGGATGAATCTTGGAATATTTGTAAAAATGTATTTGCTTACACAAACCATACAATTTTATCAGAAGCATTGGAAAAATGGGATATTTCACTATTCCAGCCATTATTGCCAAGAGCTTACCAAATTATTGAAGAAATTAACAGAAGATTTATCGCAGAATTGCAGCAAAAATATCCAGGAGATTGGGAAAGAATCAACAAAATGTCAATCATTGGAAATGGACAAGTTAGAATGGCATGGCTTGCAATCGTAGGATCGCACAAAGTAAACGGAGTTGCAGCACTGCATACAGAAATTCTTAAAAACAGTGAATTAAAAGAATGGAATGAATTATATCCTGAAAAATTCCTAAATAAGACAAATGGAATTACTCAAAGAAGATGGCTACTAAAAGCAAATCCTGAATTAGCAGCATTAATTACAGAGTTAATTGGAGACAAGTGGGTTACAAACTTATACGAACTTAAAAAATTGGAGCAATACTTAGATGATGACAACATATTAAACAGAGTTTCTGAAATCAAATTGCATAATAAAGAAAAATTGGCTAAATATATAAAAGATACTACAGGAATTGAAGTAAATCCTCATTCTATCTTTGATATTCAAGTTAAAAGACTGCACGAGTATAAAAGACAGCTGTTAAATGTACTTCATATTATGGACTTGTACAACAGATTAAAAGAAAATCCATATTTGGATGTTGAACCAAGAACATTTATTTTTGGAGCAAAATCAGCTGCTGGATATAGACGTGCAAAAGGAATTATCAAATTAATCAATGCTGTTGCAGAAAAAGTAAACAACGACAGCGACATTAACGGAAAAATCAAAGTTGTATTCCTTGAAAACTATAGAGTTTCACTTGCAGAAAAAATATTCCCATCAGCAGATGTATCAGAACAAATATCTACAGCAAGTAAAGAAGCATCTGGAACTGGTAATATGAAATTTATGCTAAACGGTGCATTAACTCTTGGAACAATGGATGGAGCAAATGTGGAAATCGTTGAAGAAGTTGGACTTGATAATGCCTTTATCTTTGGACTTTCTGCACAGGAAGTTGAAAATTATCAAGCACATGGAGGGTATAATCCATTTGACGAATATAACAGCGTAGAAGGACTTAAAAAAGTTGTGGATCAGTTAGGTGATGGAACTTATGACGATAACCATACAGGAATCTTCAGAGAATTACAAAATTCATTATTATACGGAGTAGATGGTTCTCGTCCGGATGTATATTTCCTATTAAAAGATTTCGCATCATATAGAGAAGCACAAGATAGGCTTCAAAATGCCTTCAAAGATAAAAGAGAATGGACTAGAAAAGCTCTTAAAAATATTGCAAATGCAGGTAAATTCAGTTCAGACAGAACAATTGCCGAATATGCAAAAGAAATTTGGAATATTGAGCCAGTTGAAATTCAAGATTATATAGAAGATTAATCTAAAAAATAAAATATGATTTAATAAAAAAGGAGTTATTTTTAATTAATTTTAGAAATGCCCCTTTTTTTATTTTCCTTGATTTTTCGAGTTTATTCTAGTATAATTTATACTAAGGTAGAAAAATATTTATTTATTGCTATAATAAATAATTTAATTTCAAATATACTCTAAAGAAAAATTAAAAAAGCTGTGTTATAATAAAAATAAATTATTTTTATAGAAGAAAAAGGTATGATGAATGGATATAAATAAAATTTTGGATTTAGGAGAAATTCGAGAAAGAATAGACAAACTGGATAAACAGCTTGTAGAATTACTTGAGGAAAGACTGTATATTGTACAGGAAGTGGCACAATTTAAAAAAAATACTGGAAAGAAAATTTTTGATGAGGAAAGGGAAAAGGAAGTTGTTAAAAAGAATCTGGAAAGAGTTAAAAATAAGGAGCTAAATCATTATATTGAACTTATTTTAAAAGATATTATGAATTCCAGCAAAGAGTACCAAAAGTTTAAAATTGGGATTTCTACTAAATATGTGAATGATTTGGAATTGGAAAATAAAAAACTGGGATATACTGGAGTACCAGGTTCTTATGCTTACGAAGTGCTTATGAACTTGCTCAAAAATAACAAAAATTCAAATTTTTCCAGTATTGAAGAAAATAAAAATATTTTTCATTTTAATTCACACAAGGATTTAGTAGAAGCTGTGCATACTAATCAAATTGATCTTGCAATATTGCCGATAGAAAATTCTATTGTTGGAGAAGTGCGGGACAGCATTGACTTGATAAATACAAAAAATATCCACATAATCGGAGAAGTCAGACATAAGATTTCACACAACTTGCTTGGTGTAAAAGGAAGCAAAATCGAAGATATAAAGAATGTTTATTCTCACGAACAGGCTTTTATGCAATGTTCAGAATTTTTATCAAAGCAAGAGTGGCATCTTAATCGAATGACAAATACTGCAATTAGCGGAAAATATATTGAGTCAAAAAACCAAAAGGAAAACGCCTGTATTGCAAATATGAAAACAAAAGAAATGTACGATTTAGAACTATTGAAACAAAATATCAATAACGAAGAGGAAAATTATACAAGATTTTTTGTGATTTCAAATGAGAGCATTGTAATTGACGGAAGTGATAAAATTAGCATTGTAACGAGTGCAAAGAATGAATCAGGGGCTTTGATAGAGTTACTGCAGATATTTTATAAATATGGGCTCAATATGGTAAATCTAAAATCACGTCCGAGAGTGAATAAACCTTGGGAATATTATTTTTATATCGATTTTGAAGGTAATATGGCTGACGAGAATGTAAAAATGGCACTTGAGGAAATGAGAGAAAAATCAAATTACTTACAAATTTTGGGAAATTACAAATTATATAATTTGAAAATATAAAAAAACGTAATAAATTAAGATTAAACGCAAAAGTTGTATTATTTGTTTCAAAATATGTGTTTATTTACATTTTTAGGTACAAGATTAATTTTGAAGGAGTCTGAGTGCGAAATGAGATTGGATAAATTTTTGGCAAATTCAGGAATTGGAACAAGGAAAGAAGTCAAGGAAATACTGAAAAATAAGAAAATAAGTGTTAATGATGCTTTTGTAAAAGATGGAAAAATTCAGATTGATGAAGAAAAAGATATTGTAAAATATGAAGATAACATTATTTATTACAAGCCATTTGTCTACATTATGATGAATAAGCCCGCTGGAGTGATTTCCGCAACGGAAGACAATCATCACAAAACTGTTATTGGCTTATTAAACGATGAGTACAGAACTTATGATATTTTTCCAGTTGGACGGCTGGATATTGATACAGAAGGTCTGCTCTTACTTACAAATGATGGAATTTTGTCGCATAATTTACTTTCTCCAAAAAAGCATGTAGATAAAAAATATTATGTAAAAATTGCCAATCCTCTTACTGAAGAGGACATAAAAACGCTTGAAAATGGAATAAAATTAGAAGAAAATTTTATAACCAAAAACGCAAAAGTCAAAATAATTTGTAATAATAGTGAAAACAATGAATATTTGGCATATATAACAATTTCTGAAGGGAAGTTTCATCAGGTAAAGAGAATGTTTAAAGCTGTTAATAATGAAGTTCTTTATTTGAAACGGATGAAAATGGGAAATCTTTTGCTAGATGAAAATTTAAAATTGGGGGAATATCGGGAATTAACAGCAGAAGAATTGGATAGTTTGAAAGTTTAATTATGTGGAAAAGAGGAAAATATGGAAAAATATGGATTATTAGGGGAAAAATTGGGACATAGTTATTCAAAAGAAATTCATGAAATCTTTTTTGAGCTGACTGGGAAAAAGGCTATTTATAAAATGATTGAAAGGGAGATTGATGAAATTGAAGAATTACTGGAAAGTGTGAGAAATGGAGAATTTAATGGGATTAATGTTACAATTCCGTATAAACTGGAAGTTATTAAATATTTGGATGAAGTATCAGAAACTGCTAAGAAGATTGGTGCAGTAAACACGATAACATTAAGGGATGGAAAATTGATTGGAGATAACTCTGATTACTTTGGATTTTTGAAAACGCTGGAATTAAATGACATTGATGTGAATGGTAAAAAAGTGCTTGTGCTTGGAACTGGAGGAGCTTCAAAAGCTATTTACGCTGGATTAATTGACAGTGGCGCAGAAAATGTTTATCTTGCTACAATTATTGAAAATGACCCATTTAAAACTAGAACACAGGATAGATTAATTCATTATTCAACAATTTCATCATTACGGGATATTGAATTAATTGTAAACTGTACTCCAGTCGGAATGTATCCAGCTATTGACAATTGTCCTCTTGAGAAAAAAAATTTGATTAATACGAATGCAGTGGTAGACATTGTCTATAACCCAGAAGAAACTGTACTTATGAGAAAGTACAAGTTAAAGGGCATAAAAGTTGCAAATGGACTTACGATGCTTATTTCACAAGCAATAAAGTCTGAAGAAATTTGGCATAATGAAGAATATGGATCAGAAATTTTAAAAGAAATTCATAAAAAATTATCAAAAAAATTATATAAATAAAAGAGAGTTTAGAAGAAAGGAAAATTTGATGTTTAAAAAAATAATATTGGGAATATTAGTTCTTGCAAGTATTAGTTTTGCACGAACAAATAAGGAAATTATTGATGCAGGAAATGAAAGACAGAAAGTGATTTTTGATAAAAATTTTAATTCCTCCAAAGATAAGACGGCTGTTGCAAATTCAACTTATACAGAAGTAATGACAAATTTATATAATGAAAACCGTGCATATTTTGACAAGGAGTTTGCAAGACTTTCGGGAAATCGACGTTCTAACTTTAGAACAATGTATGCATATTATAGCGATTATGTTTTGGAATATCGAAAATTTTTACAAAATGCATTTGGAGCCTTTTTAGCTGATACAGGAGAATTTCAGTCGTATGCCTACACTAATAATTACTTACTTTTGGAAACATTTAACTTAAATATGAATACTTATCTTGAAGCTGAAAAAGATCCAAAAACTGTAGATGAGAATATAAATGCAATTTATGATTATTTATACAGTGCAGGGGATAAAATTGATAAAGAAGAGTACAAAAAAATGGCATCTAGTAAAATGCAGACAATTGTAGATGA contains:
- a CDS encoding pseudouridine synthase; protein product: MRLDKFLANSGIGTRKEVKEILKNKKISVNDAFVKDGKIQIDEEKDIVKYEDNIIYYKPFVYIMMNKPAGVISATEDNHHKTVIGLLNDEYRTYDIFPVGRLDIDTEGLLLLTNDGILSHNLLSPKKHVDKKYYVKIANPLTEEDIKTLENGIKLEENFITKNAKVKIICNNSENNEYLAYITISEGKFHQVKRMFKAVNNEVLYLKRMKMGNLLLDENLKLGEYRELTAEELDSLKV
- a CDS encoding glycogen/starch/alpha-glucan phosphorylase, which produces MKIDKAELKGSILRKLRRQYGKTLEEAHEFELYYAISRAALDYAVEKWYNTKKTYAKKQVKQIYYFSAEFLMGRFMGNNLINLQINDIIKETLNELGIDINRIEDREMDAGLGNGGLGRLAACFLDSLATLKLPGLGYGLRYKYGMFEQKIENGFQIEYPDDWTKYGDPWSIKRMDRIFDVKFGGQIEVHRDEFGKEYFKRVNTETVHAVAYDVPVIGYGNDTVNTLRLWEARSPEGFDLKLFNDQTYLQASAKAVQAEDISRVLYPNDTEKDGKQLRLKQQFFFTSASLQDIIRRYKSVFGNDFSKFADKVAIQLNDTHPVVAIPELMRIFLDKEKLGWDESWNICKNVFAYTNHTILSEALEKWDISLFQPLLPRAYQIIEEINRRFIAELQQKYPGDWERINKMSIIGNGQVRMAWLAIVGSHKVNGVAALHTEILKNSELKEWNELYPEKFLNKTNGITQRRWLLKANPELAALITELIGDKWVTNLYELKKLEQYLDDDNILNRVSEIKLHNKEKLAKYIKDTTGIEVNPHSIFDIQVKRLHEYKRQLLNVLHIMDLYNRLKENPYLDVEPRTFIFGAKSAAGYRRAKGIIKLINAVAEKVNNDSDINGKIKVVFLENYRVSLAEKIFPSADVSEQISTASKEASGTGNMKFMLNGALTLGTMDGANVEIVEEVGLDNAFIFGLSAQEVENYQAHGGYNPFDEYNSVEGLKKVVDQLGDGTYDDNHTGIFRELQNSLLYGVDGSRPDVYFLLKDFASYREAQDRLQNAFKDKREWTRKALKNIANAGKFSSDRTIAEYAKEIWNIEPVEIQDYIED
- the aroE gene encoding shikimate dehydrogenase; the encoded protein is MEKYGLLGEKLGHSYSKEIHEIFFELTGKKAIYKMIEREIDEIEELLESVRNGEFNGINVTIPYKLEVIKYLDEVSETAKKIGAVNTITLRDGKLIGDNSDYFGFLKTLELNDIDVNGKKVLVLGTGGASKAIYAGLIDSGAENVYLATIIENDPFKTRTQDRLIHYSTISSLRDIELIVNCTPVGMYPAIDNCPLEKKNLINTNAVVDIVYNPEETVLMRKYKLKGIKVANGLTMLISQAIKSEEIWHNEEYGSEILKEIHKKLSKKLYK
- a CDS encoding chorismate mutase; translation: MDINKILDLGEIRERIDKLDKQLVELLEERLYIVQEVAQFKKNTGKKIFDEEREKEVVKKNLERVKNKELNHYIELILKDIMNSSKEYQKFKIGISTKYVNDLELENKKLGYTGVPGSYAYEVLMNLLKNNKNSNFSSIEENKNIFHFNSHKDLVEAVHTNQIDLAILPIENSIVGEVRDSIDLINTKNIHIIGEVRHKISHNLLGVKGSKIEDIKNVYSHEQAFMQCSEFLSKQEWHLNRMTNTAISGKYIESKNQKENACIANMKTKEMYDLELLKQNINNEEENYTRFFVISNESIVIDGSDKISIVTSAKNESGALIELLQIFYKYGLNMVNLKSRPRVNKPWEYYFYIDFEGNMADENVKMALEEMREKSNYLQILGNYKLYNLKI